In Deferribacterota bacterium, the genomic stretch TTCACATAGTTTATAGCCTCAGATAGGCTTCCCTTTGTAACAAAATCAAATTTAACCCCAATCCTTACAAGGTTTTTTGCTGCATTTGCAGAGACACCTGATAGTATAGGGGTGGCACCAACAAGTCTAATAGCCTCTATTGTCTTAATGAGGTTATCTGCAACAGCTGAATCAATAGTAGGTACACCCGTTATATCTATAATAGCAGCATATGCTTTTATCTCTTCAATCTTTTCTAGTATACGCTCCATTGCATCTAGTGCTCTATCACTTGTAAGCTTACCAACTAATGGCATAACAACAACCTTATCCATTACTTCTAAGGATGGAGTAGCTAATTCTTTTATTAGGGATTGTAGTTCATCATCACTCTTCTCTAGATAACTAATAACCGTATTTAAGGTCTCAGCGGTTAATTTTATATCCTCATTCTTATAATCTGTTTTTACCCTATAAGCATAATCACCACTTGCTAATGATTCAGCGACATAGGTTATATCCTCAACAAATCTCTTATATTCTTTTTCATTTAATCTATCCTTTGTAACATCAATGGCAGTGTACAATACACCCTTGCCAGTAGCATAGGGGACTTGAAAGGCTGAATGAATTAGGGTATCACCATTCTTCTTCTTTGCAGGCACATCAATAAAATCTTTTGATTCAACACGTTTTTCAATAGTATAACTTCTAAATTTATCTAGGGCTTTGATAGTCTCTTCAGTTGTAAATGGTTGTTCAGTAAGTTTTTTACCAAGCAGTTCTTCTTTTGCATAACCAGTATCTCTACAAAATGCTCTGTTTATTTTAATCCATCTCCCTTTTTCATCAGTTAATACCATTGCAGCTCTTGAATTTTCAAAGATAAAATTTAATTCTTCTTCACGTTTCTTTAAATCTGATATGTCAGTTGCTGTTGCGATAATATATTTATCTCCATTTGCTTTAAATAATGTGAAATTTAACACTACAGGCATATGTTTACCATCACCTTTAATAGTTGTTACCTCACACGTAGCATACCCCTCTGATCTGCATTTCTCTACAGCCCCAATAATTATATCTTTATCTTCAGCTAGATATAACTCTTCTATCTTTAATCCTAGTGCTTGTTCACCTGTTCTTTTATAGAAACGCTCAAATGATTTATTAATATATAATATCTTCCCATCATAGTCACTTATTGACATAGGAACAGGAATATTTGCTAAGATAGTTTCAAAAAACTCTAATTTTTTCTCTGAATTGTTTTTGCTCATATTTAACCTCCACACATTTTATAATTATATTATATAATAATCTAAAATTTAATAAAAGGAGAATTGTAACCTTATTTTTTGGCCTTACGAAGCCAAAAAAAGTTTAACTTGCAGTGTTGGGGAAATATAGGTAGCAACTACAAATTTTATGCGTCTTCTAAAATATTTTTAACCAAAAGCTCACTTGATTTGATAAAAAGAGGATCAAGTAATTCTTCTTTCTTTTTATATACTATTTTTTCATCAATCATATCTTTATAGAGCGTTGTTGCTAAACTTGTTAGATATATGGGTGAACTAAAAAGCCTTGGTTTTAATACCTTTAAACTCATATTTAACATATAATTTTCAATAATCTGGCAAACTATCTCTTGACCACCATATAAAAGACCACCAACAACAAGGCAAGCGCCTCGTTTATTTCGCAATAAGTCTTTCTTCATATGTATCCATCTCGTTCTATCTATAAATGTTTTAAGTCTAGAGGTTATATTTGAAAAATAAACAGGTGAACCTATTATTATGCAGTCTGCTTTAAGCATCTCATCTGTTATAACGTGCAGATCATCATCCTTAATAGAACATTCTGTCCTTCCAAGACATCTATTACAAGCAATACAATATTTAATATTATAATCTACAAGCTCCATCAAATTAACTGAACAGCCCTCATCTTTTAGTCTCTCTACAATATAATTCATAAGTAAATAAGTAACCTTTCCTCTTCTATGACTGCCATTAATACCTAAAATATACATAACTTATACCTCTAACTCCATTCTTAATATTCCTGTCGCAAAGGGTTTACCCGTTCCATCTATGCGCAAACTACCTGTAGCGCCCCCATCTAATGCACCATGCATTACAATCTCTAAGGATTCTATATTATCTAGTGGGTAAATTTCGACATTTCCCTTAACTAGGTCTCCAAAAAAATTTTTTACCATTTGAGGTGTTACCTTATATTTTATTATTTTATAATCTTCTGTTGTTTTTGCCATTAAACCAATATTTAAGACATCTCCCTTATCACCTGATCTAGCAAAGGCAATATCTGCTAATTTTATTTTTTTCATTATAATTAAACCTCTATAATATTTGTTTTAAAGGAAACTAAATCTCTGGGTATTAATGTTGGCCACAATCTAATAATCCTTACTGGTTTAGCAGGCGGTGTAGTTGTATTAAATACATATCCTGCTTGAGGTGCACTCCAGATCATCGCATGTTCCCTGAAATATTCAGCCTCCTTTTTTGTTCTAAATTTTGCGCAAATTCTTATACCAACCTCTGGCAAATCTTTTGCCTCGTTAATATCAGGGATTTTCACTAAACTTTGGTGAGCCATATTAATACCCATATAATCTATCTGAAGCTTCTCCACCTTAATCTCTTGCCTCTTTAACCACTCATGTAGTATATATTCACAGTGTTTAGCTTTTTTTAAAGCGTCAGGCCAACAAAACCAATGTTGCAGCTCCTGCTTCCAACCATCTTTATAACCAATACCCACCTTTAACATACTAGGGCGTTCTTTGCCACTCATATTAGTTATTTTGACCCTATTATTATCTATATCTTCTAAATTAAGTGTTGTGAAATCTGCAATACCATCGGGCATAATATAATTTTTAGGATCGTGTACTTCATACAATAAATGTTCTTTTACTGTCCAACTATTAATTAATCCTCCTGTATCAGGTGTTTTTGTTATAACAGCTTCACCATTTTCATATAATTCTGCAATTGGATATCCTACATTCCAAGGTTCTGGGACCTTATCCCACTGGCTACACATCATTCCACCTGTACAACAACAAGAACACTCTATTATATGGCCACAGGTAATAGCGGCTCCAATTTTACCATGGTGATCACTATTATTGTAGTCCCAGCCAAATTCATACATCCATGGACCCACATACAATGCATTATCTGCAAGTCTACCACCAATTATAATATCAGCCCCTTTCTCTAAGCACTCTACAATGCCTTCAGCTCCTAAATAAACATAGGCCCCTGCTATTGAGTCCTTAATACTATCAATATCCTCTTGTCCTGTATCTAGATTAGTAAATTTTATTCCTTCCTTCCTGAAATTATCTATATCACTTATAATATCATCTCCAATAATGGAGCCAATCTTTACACCTCTAATCCCTTTATTATAAAGGATATCTTTTAAAGCAAGACATGTAGCATCAACATTTGCTCCACCACCATTAGTTATAATCCTTATCCCCTTCTGCTTGGCTAATGGTATTACCCTCCTCATCCACTCAATGAGTTTTGGTGGATAGCCAGCATTTTTATATTTGGTTTTTTGTATATACAAAATTGACATAGTAACTTCTGCAAGCCAATCGTAACAT encodes the following:
- a CDS encoding PAS domain S-box protein — encoded protein: MSKNNSEKKLEFFETILANIPVPMSISDYDGKILYINKSFERFYKRTGEQALGLKIEELYLAEDKDIIIGAVEKCRSEGYATCEVTTIKGDGKHMPVVLNFTLFKANGDKYIIATATDISDLKKREEELNFIFENSRAAMVLTDEKGRWIKINRAFCRDTGYAKEELLGKKLTEQPFTTEETIKALDKFRSYTIEKRVESKDFIDVPAKKKNGDTLIHSAFQVPYATGKGVLYTAIDVTKDRLNEKEYKRFVEDITYVAESLASGDYAYRVKTDYKNEDIKLTAETLNTVISYLEKSDDELQSLIKELATPSLEVMDKVVVMPLVGKLTSDRALDAMERILEKIEEIKAYAAIIDITGVPTIDSAVADNLIKTIEAIRLVGATPILSGVSANAAKNLVRIGVKFDFVTKGSLSEAINYV
- a CDS encoding flavodoxin family protein: MYILGINGSHRRGKVTYLLMNYIVERLKDEGCSVNLMELVDYNIKYCIACNRCLGRTECSIKDDDLHVITDEMLKADCIIIGSPVYFSNITSRLKTFIDRTRWIHMKKDLLRNKRGACLVVGGLLYGGQEIVCQIIENYMLNMSLKVLKPRLFSSPIYLTSLATTLYKDMIDEKIVYKKKEELLDPLFIKSSELLVKNILEDA
- a CDS encoding acyclic terpene utilization AtuA family protein, which codes for MSVKKVSIGSGSMMWGDIIEPGLEMIEKADIDYICYDWLAEVTMSILYIQKTKYKNAGYPPKLIEWMRRVIPLAKQKGIRIITNGGGANVDATCLALKDILYNKGIRGVKIGSIIGDDIISDIDNFRKEGIKFTNLDTGQEDIDSIKDSIAGAYVYLGAEGIVECLEKGADIIIGGRLADNALYVGPWMYEFGWDYNNSDHHGKIGAAITCGHIIECSCCCTGGMMCSQWDKVPEPWNVGYPIAELYENGEAVITKTPDTGGLINSWTVKEHLLYEVHDPKNYIMPDGIADFTTLNLEDIDNNRVKITNMSGKERPSMLKVGIGYKDGWKQELQHWFCWPDALKKAKHCEYILHEWLKRQEIKVEKLQIDYMGINMAHQSLVKIPDINEAKDLPEVGIRICAKFRTKKEAEYFREHAMIWSAPQAGYVFNTTTPPAKPVRIIRLWPTLIPRDLVSFKTNIIEV